Proteins from a single region of Diorhabda sublineata isolate icDioSubl1.1 chromosome 2, icDioSubl1.1, whole genome shotgun sequence:
- the LOC130453177 gene encoding uncharacterized protein LOC130453177 — protein sequence MEIDGHVIQQVLKFRYLGIDITSYGDVENEVRQQVVKTNKVAGCLNSTIWVDKHLTKETKSRIYETTISLIMTYTAKTRTDATKTKILLEITEMKVLRKIAGKITLLDRESSENKNGIVTLAE from the coding sequence ATGGAAATTGATGGTCATGTAATACAACAAGTACTGaaatttagatatttaggaATAGACATAACGAGCTATGGAGATGTCGAGAATGAAGTGCGACAGCAGGTCGTCAAAACAAACAAAGTAGCAGGATGCCTCAACAGCACTATTTGGGTAGATAAACATctcacaaaagaaacaaaaagcaGAATATATGAAACAACAATTAGTCTTATAATGACATACACTGCAAAGACAAGAACCGATGCAACTAAGACAAAAATACTATTAGAGATAACAGAAATGAAAGTACTCAGGAAAATAGCAGGGAAAATAACACTTTTAGATAGAGAAAGTAGTGAAAACAAGAATGGAATAGTCACATTAGCAGAATGA